In Gimesia sp., a genomic segment contains:
- a CDS encoding STAS domain-containing protein — translation MSENYEIFEVEVIAPNLIVIPQGSALQFLYNNIQIESNKILTLLNAPEISNVIIDLNRVEYLDSIIISCLTRLLQQAKQSGGQAVFCNACENMQYILQSIKLGTLWPLFDTREEAILSLSSN, via the coding sequence ATGTCTGAAAACTATGAAATATTCGAGGTTGAAGTCATTGCCCCGAATCTGATTGTAATTCCCCAGGGATCGGCCCTGCAGTTCCTGTATAACAACATCCAGATTGAATCCAATAAAATCCTGACCTTGCTGAACGCGCCTGAAATCTCCAATGTGATCATCGATCTCAATCGCGTGGAATACCTGGACTCGATCATCATCAGCTGTCTTACCCGTCTCCTGCAACAGGCGAAACAGTCAGGCGGACAGGCTGTCTTCTGCAACGCCTGTGAAAACATGCAGTACATTCTCCAGAGTATCAAACTGGGAACGCTCTGGCCGCTGTTCGACACCCGCGAAGAAGCCATCCTGAGCCTCAGCTCGAATTAA